In the Eremothecium cymbalariae DBVPG#7215 chromosome 7, complete sequence genome, one interval contains:
- the ELP3 gene encoding Elongator subunit ELP3 (similar to Ashbya gossypii AGR201C) produces the protein MGRKCKGEKTNKQRLAPEKERFIQCCSDITLELVTSLSNGSTREINLNGLITRYSKKYKLKQQPRLTDIITSIPDQHKKYLLPKLKAKPVRTASGIAVVAVMCKPHRCPHIAYTGNICVYCPGGPDSDFEYSTQSYTGYEPTSMRAIRARYDPYEQARGRIEQLKQLGHSIDKVEYIIMGGTFMSLPKEYREDFIAKLHNALSGFNGNNIDESIQYSQQSLTKCVGITIETRPDYCTRTHLDDMLKYGCTRLEIGVQSLYEDVARDTNRGHTVKSVCETFAVAKDAGYKVVSHMMPDLPNVGMERDIEQFKEYFENPNFRTDGLKIYPTLVIRGTGLYELWKSGRYKSYNANALVDLVARVMALVPPWTRIYRVQRDIPMPLVTSGVENGNLRELALARMKDFGTSCRDVRTREVGIQEVHHKVQPDQVELIRRDYYANGGWETFLSYEDPKQDILIGLLRLRKASKKYTYRKEFTSQRTSIVRELHVYGSVVPLHSRDPRKFQHQGFGTLLMEEAERISREEHGSEKISVISGVGVRNYYARLGYELDGPYMSKYF, from the coding sequence ATGGGTAGAAAGTGTAAAGGAGAGAAGACGAATAAACAGAGGCTTGCTCCAGAGAAGGAGCGTTTTATTCAATGCTGTTCGGATATTACGTTGGAATTAGTTACTTCCTTAAGCAATGGATCCACCAGAGAAATTAATTTAAATGGCTTAATCACGAGATATTCTAAGAAGTACAAGCTGAAACAGCAACCAAGGCTGAcagatattattacttcTATTCCAGACCAGCATAAGAAGTATTTACTTCCTAAATTAAAGGCGAAGCCGGTTAGAACAGCTTCTGGGATTGCAGTTGTAGCGGTAATGTGTAAACCGCATCGTTGCCCGCATATTGCTTATACAGGAAACATCTGTGTTTATTGCCCTGGAGGACCCGATTCAGATTTTGAATACTCGACCCAATCCTACACCGGTTATGAACCTACATCTATGCGTGCAATTAGGGCCAGATATGACCCATATGAGCAGGCTCGCGGTAGAATTGAACAGTTGAAACAACTGGGCCATTCTATTGACAAAGTTGAGTACATTATTATGGGAGGAACATTCATGTCGTTGCCTAAGGAGTATCGTGAAGATTTCATTGCTAAGTTGCACAATGCATTGTCTGGTTTTAACGGCAATAACATCGATGAGTCCATCCAATATTCTCAGCAATCCCTGACTAAGTGTGTTGGTATTACTATTGAGACCAGGCCAGATTACTGTACACGGACGCATTTAGATGATATGTTAAAATATGGTTGCACTAGATTAGAAATCGGAGTTCAGTCTTTGTATGAGGATGTTGCTCGTGATACTAATAGAGGCCATACAGTCAAGTCTGTTTGTGAAACGTTTGCCGTTGCTAAAGATGCAGGCTATAAGGTTGTTTCCCACATGATGCCAGACCTACCAAACGTCGGCATGGAAAGGgatattgaacaatttaAGGAGTACTTTGAAAATCCAAATTTCAGAACAGATGggttgaaaatatatcccACCCTAGTTATTAGAGGTACCGGGTTGTATGAACTGTGGAAATCCGGCAGGTATAAGTCTTATAACGCAAATGCATTGGTTGATTTGGTAGCTCGTGTAATGGCGTTAGTCCCCCCTTGGACCAGAATTTATCGTGTACAAAGGGATATACCAATGCCTTTGGTGACGTCTGGTGTCGAAAACGGGAACTTGAGAGAGCTGGCGTTAGCCAGAATGAAAGACTTTGGAACATCTTGCAGAGATGTTCGTACACGAGAAGTTGGAATTCAAGAAGTACATCATAAAGTACAACCAGACCAAGTTGAGCTAATCAGAAGGGACTACTACGCTAATGGAGGTTGGGAAACTTTCTTATCTTATGAAGATCCAAAGcaagatatattaataGGCTTACTAAGACTGAGGAAGGCATCTAAAAAATACACATACAGGAAGGAATTTACTTCTCAAAGAACATCCATCGTGAGGGAACTACATGTCTATGGGTCGGTTGTGCCGTTACATTCCAGAGATCCGCGCAAGTTTCAGCACCAAGGTTTTGGGACCTTGCTAAtggaagaagcagaaagaATTTCCAGAGAAGAACATGGTTCTGAGAAAATCTCCGTCATCTCAGGTGTTGGTGTAAGAAATTACTATGCTAGGTTAGGCTACGAACTTGACGGACCTTATAtgtcaaaatatttttaa
- the SEC16 gene encoding COPII coat assembly protein SEC16 (similar to Ashbya gossypii AGR202W), which yields MSTDTRRRRNQKKKQKLKQKKAERRLSERVGVNNNEPFLAASSACELMGSLSSVESNGAQFTEGMTDNEIADDLKVLNTEMQHMTSITERFRSIPEVPSELEDVRRNEHSEVIQDNTSPQNVKGDSVDELIHQYGAPTGGSNLKIDIVDFAQKTVNVLPVNSEDHQVDELFAGNTDDTKMPWDDLTTTENNFQQSHIHESELLIDENKRVLETTSIAPEVSIDSLFDEPTSHIDFLKELSRPIESTTNGPKIYNVQIRPAENVAQCATTKESDLDHGDTLFGDASPSNLPWEQPAEDSKEPSVLLSDHKEDSNGNGNKHVPIMDELFSATSIQEKIPWKEADVPNTMKPASVPQEHHDNNKQEANSDEAVKKFSFLDDDDDLLKDEDEQEDDDNGSNKSGDISEAQDDDSFLDSDEELPSVSQVGGSNSYLPKGPGPGFTQSMQNAQGSSYSVNSHTTSAYTATMPKQSIISSISTPETQKNMRYAPLVQASIQPYPQQTVLQGRPNIFGTDPQDQSLIKPVPHESIRKLEEEKKKSDAYDFPLDLVKKNEKQSARPVGVPSGVNSLVTSPRVSAPPPFLSMGPVKQLHVDQTLGQEKPAVPVIPIKNPYQPISETSTPALTPLVAGSSHQKTLSTYSNIYAPVPNTPLSQNTSENSYVTSGAVPPPPKLFVQPGQPQQSGPYGLMAHQNTNKNVLSPPSQNELPKDRRSVGYGMTSRARATSNASVSSIGSYGTQANPYTLQANQQRIQFPQNQMHLPQPVPALQTLGLGVNAGSAAPSPSTQKRTHARSNSSIYAPAQAPHASKYAPTVHPHYQQKYQVNNGSVQKGIPAVVPYGRPVVNIQTPATDPAPGPVQDNYELSRRQFPIFNWSQTAKIVYAMPANPNSSDFIVQSNNAIKNLTVCNFDSVLKPDIALREFPGPLVRGKTRRKDVVKWLELKMKFQQEQHAGKNMLLLAVLKQKLENHAALKEFSKVLYDSEQLLPYLTQPNQTSRTAPNAFKLEASSQLHILASLQTGSPDAALDLALSQKDFALALVLSSLLGRETWASVVDRYLHEEFNDSTFRNPFSVHLLAFVFQVFAGNSKRILQELTTDPVKGNWSLQYWNMILAAILNNINNSSEAIPIPPVVIEFLVGFGVYLIQHNQIEAGIICFVIANVPLSQNEVIPQSGVNFASLGSINSLDAILLSEVYEFSYVTENEQLTHFPTLLYSKAVHAATLLDYGFATTISKYVDVITNSMRNLAKNTSLSIALSNRLELINVRLSGITTGWLGKPKFSSVWGQLDKSFNKFIAGDSDDSSKQHDKTVFDNFTPNASRNASTLDLNHSFTPMRPPVVGNASIPRSHSELPLSNKNTYAPHSVNDNHVISSSRIAGTASGNENVNTPMATVTDGQVPTLKMTHSQYNPSNHHSPRNSDDSHGFLDHVCQAGIPSPANCHTRNSSIPHAVTPPPIFSAPPKKQTCKYETGTGSTLSVDQQYLDRTHSGNSPPKPHSNPTVHDMNITPAKLAAMQTNSSMTDFFAPPPMNVDSKQSGKPFAHGILSHSIPSSSRQSSTFSEVPPPPKKSGSGVSTSPRIKKSAVNYAPSNQYGSLVSQPISAKLQNLSDEADVSGASPQPGSVGETPESSSVGLGDNTVIHTSPVYDKRPQASVKDANPSPTSMKRIILSDQDETFKDEHLLETRAGTTQDSASTIIKYFCDDAPNESITDTKPTQGDFSPGATKSTSVINGNSLSSANLPSKSEHLVNASKNVSKYVEKHVPVSNPYATNNNSTSALSSAHPVSNTSSRRSSINPYMPKSLIDESFSGTTKQDDPEGFSKPSFGYKLSKFGSRDHIGSSVSEPIPESEHLMSPVLAHPVPRTSRFEPIREIYKNEEDSFRSDKVPVIRAASNPNFNPYTPSASEQYYDDVVEDESDDDDEQNDDEKLKREMDRKQEVERKKEKEAAASKAASEKPTTKSQANDTRVNSGTRWFGWLKKDTTEKKPIRAKLGQKNNFYYDEKLKRWVNKDAGEEEILKVSTPPPPPPVVKRKINNTPEIKPRSGSIVGGPAVRTHGAVAPINPQTGECIASTSAPSPSLSPVVPSRQTSSTISLSGKSANGLDDLISLTSGPSSAVSRRKKKPGRGYVNVLNNL from the coding sequence ATGTCAACAGatacaagaagaagaagaaatcagaagaaaaagCAAAAGCTGAAGCAAAAAAAAGCTGAAAGACGGTTATCAGAGCGCGTTGGTGTTAATAACAATGAGCCTTTCTTGGCTGCTTCCTCTGCTTGCGAACTTATGGGTAGTTTATCATCTGTTGAGTCAAATGGCGCTCAATTTACGGAAGGAATGACTGACAATGAAATCGCTGATGATTTGAAGGTATTAAACACTGAAATGCAACATATGACATCAATTACAGAAAGGTTCAGATCAATTCCGGAGGTACCCAGTGAATTAGAAGACGTCAGAAGAAATGAACATTCTGAAGTCATACAGGATAACACATCTCCACAGAACGTTAAAGGTGATTCAGTTGATGAGCTGATACATCAATATGGTGCTCCAACAGGTGGCTCAAACCTAAAGATAGACATAGTGGATTTCGCTCAAAAGACTGTAAATGTCCTTCCAGTTAATTCGGAAGATCATCAGgttgatgaattattcGCGGGGAATACCGACGATACCAAAATGCCTTGGGATGACCTTACTACTACAGAAAACAACTTTCAGCAGTCTCATATTCATGAGTCTGAACTTTtgattgatgaaaataagCGTGTTCTAGAAACAACTTCGATTGCTCCTGAAGTGTCGATTGATTCCTTATTTGATGAGCCCACATCACATATCGATTTTCTAAAAGAATTGTCTCGACCTATAGAATCAACAACTAATGGCcctaaaatatataatgttCAAATTAGGCCTGCAGAAAATGTGGCTCAGTGTGCTACTACAAAGGAATCGGACTTAGATCATGGTGACACCCTTTTTGGAGATGCTTCTCCTTCCAACCTTCCTTGGGAACAACCTGCAGAAGACAGCAAAGAGCCAAGTGTTTTACTTTCTGACCATAAAGAGGATAGCAATGGAAACGGTAACAAGCATGTACCGATCATGgatgaattattttctGCTACATCTATTCAGGAGAAAATTCCCTGGAAAGAAGCTGATGTTCCAAATACTATGAAACCTGCAAGTGTGCCTCAAGAACATcatgataataataaacaagAAGCCAATTCAGATGAAGCAGTGAAGAAGTTTTCATTTCtggatgacgatgacgatttgttaaaagatgaggatgagcaagaagatgatgataatggcAGTAACAAAAGTGGTGATATTTCTGAAGCTCAAGATGATGACAGCTTTTTGGATTCAGATGAGGAGCTACCTTCAGTATCTCAAGTAGGTGGAAGTAATTCCTATCTTCCAAAGGGGCCTGGTCCCGGTTTTACCCAATCTATGCAAAATGCCCAAGGTTCGTCTTATTCTGTTAATTCACACACTACATCTGCATATACAGCAACTATGCCAAAGCAAAGCATTATTTCTAGTATATCTACTCCAGAGAcccaaaaaaatatgagaTATGCACCTCTAGTCCAGGCTTCAATCCAGCCTTATCCTCAACAAACCGTACTTCAAGGCAgaccaaatatttttggtaCTGATCCACAAGACCAGAGCTTAATAAAGCCTGTTCCCCATGAATCGATAAGGAAACTAGaagaggaaaagaagaaatctGATGCATATGATTTTCCTCTTGATTTGgtcaaaaaaaatgaaaaacaATCTGCAAGACCGGTTGGGGTTCCTTCCGGGGTGAATTCTCTTGTTACAAGTCCTCGTGTTTCTGCACCACCACCCTTTTTATCTATGGGCCCTGTAAAGCAACTACATGTTGACCAAACTTTAGGTCAGGAAAAACCAGCTGTCCCAGTTATTCCTATTAAGAATCCATATCAGCCGATTTCTGAAACCTCCACTCCTGCACTAACTCCACTGGTGGCCGGCTCGTCGCATCAAAAGACGTTATCCACTTATAGCAATATATATGCTCCTGTGCCAAATACACCGTTATCCCAAAATACCTCAGAAAATTCGTATGTGACATCTGGTGCAGTTCCTCCTCCACCTAAGCTATTTGTACAACCAGGGCAACCTCAGCAGTCTGGTCCTTACGGACTTATGGCCCATCAaaacacaaacaaaaatgtTTTATCCCCTCCCTCTCAAAATGAACTGCCTAAGGATCGCAGATCAGTAGGTTATGGAATGACTTCAAGAGCAAGAGCCACAAGTAATGCCTCCGTTAGTAGCATTGGCTCTTACGGCACTCAAGCAAATCCTTACACCCTCCAAGCAAACCAACAACGTATTCAATTTCCGCAGAATCAAATGCATCTCCCTCAACCTGTTCCAGCACTTCAAACTTTGGGCCTTGGCGTTAATGCTGGTTCAGCTGCACCTTCTCCAAGCACACAGAAGAGAACTCATGCCCGGTCGAATTCTAGCATATATGCACCTGCACAAGCCCCTCATGCATCAAAATATGCTCCAACTGTTCATCCCCATTATCAGCAGAAATATCAGGTAAATAATGGAAGCGTTCAAAAGGGTATTCCTGCCGTTGTTCCTTATGGGCGTCCTGTTGTAAATATCCAGACTCCTGCTACAGATCCGGCTCCTGGGCCTGTTCAAGATAACTACGAGTTAAGTCGCCGGCAATTTCCAATATTCAACTGGAGTCAAACGGCCAAGATTGTTTATGCCATGCCTGCAAATCCTAATTCTAGTGACTTCATTGTTCAATCCAACAATGCCATCAAAAACCTGACTGTTTGCAACTTTGATTCGGTCTTGAAACCTGATATTGCTTTACGTGAATTTCCTGGACCGTTAGTTAGAGGCAAAACGAGAAGGAAGGATGTTGTCAAGTGGTTGGAATTAAAGATGAAATTCCAACAAGAACAGCACGCAGGCAAAAATATGTTATTGCTTgctgttttaaaacaaaagcTAGAAAACCATGCCGCGCTGAAGGAATTTTCCAAGGTTTTATATGATTCCGAACAACTACTTCCTTATCTCACACAACCAAATCAGACTTCTAGAACTGCACCTAATGCGTTCAAACTGGAAGCGAGTAGCCAACTGCATATTTTGGCTTCTTTGCAAACAGGCTCTCCTGATGCTGCTTTAGACTTAGCCTTAAGTCAGAAAGATTTTGCTCTTGCCTTAGTTTTAAGTAGTCTATTGGGAAGGGAGACATGGGCCAGTGTCGTTGACAGATATTTACATGAAGAATTCAACGACTCCACTTTCAGGAATCCATTTTCTGTGCATTTGCTAGCTTTCGTATTTCAGGTTTTTGCTGGAAATTCTAAGAGGATTTTACAGGAGCTCACTACTGATCCTGTAAAGGGTAATTGGAGTTTGCAATATTGGAATATGATTTTGGCTgcaattttgaataatatcaacaatTCCTCTGAGGCCATACCAATACCACCTGTGGTAATTGAATTTTTAGTGGGATTCGGCGTTTACTTGATCCAACACAACCAAATTGAGGCTGGTATTATATGTTTCGTGATTGCAAACGTCCCACTGTCACAAAATGAAGTGATTCCTCAGTCAGGTGTTAACTTTGCATCTTTGGGTAGCATTAACTCGTTGGATGCTATTCTGCTATCTGAAGTATACGAATTTAGTTATGTCACTGAAAATGAGCAACTTACTCATTTTCCAACGTTATTATATTCAAAGGCTGTTCATGCTGCAACGTTATTAGATTACGGTTTCGCCACGACTATTTCTAAATATGTCGATGTTATTACTAATTCCATGAGAAATTTGGCGAAGAATACTTCTTTGTCAATTGCTTTATCAAATCGCTTGGAGTTAATAAACGTAAGATTATCTGGAATCACTACTGGTTGGTTAGGCAAGCCTAAATTTAGCAGCGTGTGGGGTCAATTAGACAAGTCctttaataaatttattgCTGGAGATAGTGATGATTCAAGCAAACAGCATGATAAGactgtttttgataattttaCCCCAAATGCTTCAAGAAACGCATCAACACTTGATTTAAACCATAGTTTTACTCCAATGAGACCACCTGTTGTAGGAAATGCGTCTATTCCACGCAGTCACTCTGAATTGCCTTTGTCAAATAAGAATACCTACGCGCCTCATTCGGTTAATGATAACCATGTTATCAGCTCATCTCGTATTGCTGGTACGGCTTCTGGAAACGAAAACGTAAACACACCAATGGCCACTGTAACCGATGGTCAAGTTCCTACTCTAAAAATGACCCATTCCCAGTATAACCCTAGCAACCATCATTCTCCTAGAAACTCTGATGATTCTCACGGATTTTTAGATCATGTCTGTCAAGCAGGTATTCCATCTCCAGCAAACTGTCACACTAGAAATTCTAGTATTCCTCATGCGGTCACGCCTCCGCCAATATTTTCAGCACCTCCAAAGAAGCAAACATGCAAATATGAAACTGGTACTGGAAGTACACTTTCTGTTGATCAGCAATATTTAGATCGCACACATTCTGGGAATTCACCTCCTAAGCCTCACAGTAACCCAACTGTTCATGATATGAATATTACCCCTGCAAAGTTAGCTGCTATGCAAACTAATAGCTCGATGACTGATTTTTTTGCGCCACCCCCTATGAACGTTGATTCTAAACAAAGTGGGAAACCTTTTGCGCATGGAATCCTATCCCACAGTATTCCATCCTCTTCTAGGCAGtcatcaacattttctGAGGTCCCACCACCGCCTAAAAAATCTGGAAGTGGTGTATCAACGTCTCCTCGCATAAAGAAATCTGCAGTTAATTATGCACCGTCCAATCAATACGGCTCACTCGTGAGTCAGCCTATATCTGCAAAACTCCAAAATTTGAGCGATGAGGCTGATGTTTCTGGTGCTTCACCCCAACCAGGATCTGTTGGAGAAACTCCAGAATCCTCATCTGTTGGGCTGGGTGATAATACTGTCATTCATACATCACCAGTTTACGACAAGAGACCACAAGCTTCAGTAAAAGATGCTAACCCTTCACCAACTTCAATGAAGCGAATTATATTATCCGATCAGGATGAAACATTTAAAGATGAACATCTTCTAGAAACTAGAGCTGGAACTACTCAAGATTCTGCAAGCACAATAATCAAATACTTTTGTGATGACGCTCCAAATGAAAGTATAACGGACACAAAACCCACACAAGGTGATTTCAGTCCTGGGGCAACTAAATCTACTTCAGTTATTAATGGGAATTCCTTGAGTTCGGCAAACTTGCCTTCGAAATCTGAACATCTGGTTAATGCCTCAAAAAATGTATCCAAATATGTTGAGAAACACGTACCTGTTTCGAATCCGTACgccaccaacaacaactcCACTTCCGCTCTATCAAGCGCACATCCTGTTAGCAATACTTCTTCCAGAAGATCATCTATAAATCCTTATATGCCCAAATCATTAATTGACGAATCATTCAGTGGAACCACCAAACAAGATGATCCTGAAGGTTTTTCTAAGCCTAGTTTTGGGTATAAATTATCCAAATTCGGATCACGCGACCATATTGGCAGTTCTGTCTCTGAACCTATTCCGGAGTCCGAACATTTAATGTCACCAGTTTTGGCTCATCCAGTTCCTAGGACTTCCAGGTTCGAACCTATCAGGGAAATTtataaaaatgaagaagacaGTTTCAGATCTGATAAAGTTCCAGTAATTCGAGCTGCATCTAATCCAAACTTTAATCCTTATACCCCAAGCGCTAGTGAACAATATTACGACGATGTGGTTGAAGACGAATccgatgatgatgacgagCAAAATGATGACGAAAAATTGAAACGGGAAATGGACAGGAAGCAGGAAGTAGAGCgtaaaaaggaaaaagagGCTGCAGCATCGAAGGCAGCTTCTGAAAAGCCTACAACAAAATCTCAGGCTAACGATACAAGAGTCAACTCGGGCACACGTTGGTTCGGTTGGCTCAAGAAGGATACCACCGAAAAGAAACCAATCAGAGCGAAATTGGGACAGAAGaacaatttttattatgaCGAGAAATTGAAACGGTGGGTCAATAAGGACGCtggtgaagaagaaatattaAAGGTTTCAACCCCTCCTCCCCCTCCTCCTGTCGTTAAAAGGAAAATTAACAACACTCCTGAGATAAAGCCACGATCTGGATCAATAGTAGGCGGGCCTGCGGTTAGAACTCATGGGGCAGTTGCCCCAATTAACCCACAAACGGGCGAGTGTATTGCAAGTACTTCTGCTCCATCGCCATCGTTATCCCCAGTTGTGCCCTCTAGGCAAACCTCCTCAACCATTAGTCTTTCTGGGAAGAGTGCAAACGGTTTGGATGATTTAATCTCTTTGACTTCTGGCCCAAGCAGTGCTGTTTccagaagaaaaaagaagccTGGCCGTGGGTATGTCAACGTTCTAAATAACTTGTGA
- the MBA1 gene encoding Mba1p (similar to Ashbya gossypii AGR203C) has protein sequence MLCLRFTRGPVVGIQNRFFSSSRVLQKANEDGHLKPAPFNPRHLGVANEVYIPPSYQNLPSVFSSPLVVTRALIRRMYTFGLNTVQVALFRYQSGIKPKFLLWKNKAIESYVNVNKGFASKNIDSVAPTVSIWVEEALRVRARQLPKGTQFEWELIKFNEIPKLASTQALMIPGRPLEMIQLIYKFNTKQRLIRLDKSTGKADKVHRDLVDYVAFLCDASTNDIYLIGSVFESAPEAKLPAAMDTDTKALIETMKINGDIYREQPTAKKGT, from the coding sequence ATGTTGTGTCTGAGATTCACCAGGGGCCCTGTTGTAGGTATCCAGAATCGTTTTTTTTCCAGTTCGAGGGTACTTCAGAAAGCCAATGAAGATGGCCATCTTAAACCGGCACCGTTCAATCCACGTCATTTGGGTGTTGCTAATGAAGTTTATATCCCTCCATCTTATCAAAACCTTCCAAGTGTATTCTCATCTCCATTGGTAGTGACTAGAGCATTAATTAGGAGGATGTATACTTTTGGGTTAAATACGGTCCAAGTGGCTCTCTTTCGCTACCAATCTGGTATTAAACCTAAGTTCCTGTTGTGGAAAAATAAAGCCATAGAGTCGTACGTGAATGTTAATAAGGGATTTGCTAgcaaaaatattgattcGGTAGCTCCAACTGTTTCAATTTGGGTGGAAGAGGCTTTGCGTGTTAGAGCAAGACAACTGCCTAAAGGCACACAGTTCGAATGggaattaattaaattCAACGAGATTCCAAAGTTGGCATCTACTCAGGCTCTAATGATACCAGGCAGACCTTTAGAGATGATCCAATTAATTTACAAATTCAATACCAAACAAAGATTGATCAGATTGGACAAAAGTACCGGGAAAGCGGACAAAGTTCATAGAGATCTTGTTGATTATGTAGCGTTTCTTTGCGATGCCTCCACcaatgatatatatttgattggCTCTGTATTTGAAAGTGCTCCTGAAGCAAAACTTCCGGCTGCTATGGACACGGATACCAAAGCTCTAATTGAAACGATGAAGATCAATGGTGACATATATAGGGAACAACCTACAGCGAAGAAGGGAACCTAA
- a CDS encoding uncharacterized protein (similar to Ashbya gossypii AGR200W), giving the protein MSSNIPPKYETSYNDYRSDTFTIPTRELWDQVYESSVGDTIYQEDTDTCLLETRIAQEFLGGEMYGGQKAAGLFCMSTTMSNQLAIRALLNRAPPYSLLCDRRTHVFANECAGIAVLSQALVITVEPSNGHHLTLEDIKANYIPGNYNTQVAPTRVISLENTLHGMCFPLLEMQRISEWAHSEGILLHLDGARLWNAVAVSNEENKLEYMKKISKCFDSISLCFTKSIGAPVGSIIVGGTEFIERARHIQKQQGGGLRQAGFLARIVNHCINKNFPDVIATVSNKTAAFWKDLRSELIESYGLELKLQHPVETNFIFIDLEASNISLKKFLEFGEANNVKFFNNGRIAFHFQNIGDDGLKLLKQVFIDIARYYAETPIKTA; this is encoded by the coding sequence ATGAGTTCAAATATCCCTCCTAAATATGAAACATCATACAACGACTACAGATCTGATACTTTCACGATTCCAACGAGAGAACTATGGGACCAAGTATACGAATCTTCAGTTGGAGATACCATATACCAAGAGGATACAGACACATGCCTCCTTGAGACCCGTATTGCCCAAGAATTTCTAGGTGGTGAGATGTATGGTGGCCAAAAAGCAGCAGGTCTCTTTTGCATGTCAACTACCATGTCTAACCAACTCGCTATTCGTGCTTTGTTGAACAGAGCACCCCCATACTCTCTACTCTGTGATAGACGTACGCATGTATTTGCTAACGAGTGTGCAGGTATAGCGGTTTTATCACAAGCATTGGTAATAACGGTCGAACCTTCTAATGGGCATCATCTGACTCTTGAAGACATTAAGGCTAATTATATCCCGGGTAATTACAATACGCAAGTTGCACCAACAAGAGTCATCAGTTTGGAGAATACTCTTCATGGAATGTGCTTCCCGCTTCTGGAAATGCAGCGTATCAGTGAATGGGCACATTCTGAGGGGATTTTGTTGCATTTAGATGGTGCAAGGTTGTGGAatgctgttgctgtttctaatgaagaaaacaagTTGGAATACATGAAAAAGATTAGTAAGTGCTTTGACTCTATTTCCCTTTGTTTTACTAAATCAATTGGAGCACCGGTAGGCTCAATTATCGTCGGAGGTACTGAATTCATCGAACGTGCTAGGCATATTCAAAAGCAGCAAGGTGGTGGTCTCAGGCAGGCTGGGTTTCTTGCGCGTATCGTCAATCACTGTATTAATAAGAATTTTCCTGATGTTATAGCCACTGTTTCTAATAAGACCGCTGCCTTTTGGAAAGATTTACGTTCTGAACTCATAGAATCTTATGGACTTGAGTTGAAATTGCAACACCCTGTGGAGACGAACTTCATATTCATTGATTTGGAAGCATCTaatatttctttgaaaaaattcCTCGAATTTGGTGAAGCTAATAATGTaaaattctttaataatGGTCGAATTGCTTTCCACTTCCAGAatattggtgatgatggatTGAAGCTCTTGAAACAAGTTTTTATAGATATTGCACGGTATTATGCTGAAACACCTATAAAGACGGCGTGA